A portion of the Coturnix japonica isolate 7356 chromosome 4, Coturnix japonica 2.1, whole genome shotgun sequence genome contains these proteins:
- the RFC1 gene encoding LOW QUALITY PROTEIN: replication factor C subunit 1 (The sequence of the model RefSeq protein was modified relative to this genomic sequence to represent the inferred CDS: inserted 2 bases in 1 codon) yields MDIRKFFGVVPPGKRQECEAVKKSEKIKNREGESSGKKRGKETKVKSPPSEDSNRKAGIAEKKNNSIDSDSEEEVPSVKKPKKPLEKTAAAPKLGKGLKQHPVVYVSETDEEDDFVNKRISLKPKENGTSVGAGAATVKKGDVKPQAKTKPLSPVKLTPTSALDYFGTRSVQRSEKKLVASKRKEPPQSRDSTLDDEAIARQLQLEEDSELERQLHEDEEFARTLAMLDETPQKKKARRDSGEQTVLSIKSSPNVTERCKQSPRAKATNSAGEVKEQTKSENSKEPDLHPPSSAGKIARALTEKTLPLKPTSKLAALKQKEETTKKESGAQNLPSKDKNAVGKEEKRTPKEKISPKKAESISPEDSEKRRNNYQAYRSFLNREGPKALGSKEIPQGAENCLEGLTFVITGVLESIERDEAKSLIERYGGKVTGNVSKKTNYLVMGRDCGQSKCEKASTLGTKIIDEDGLFELVRTMPGKKSKYELAAETEAKKTESRHIKTPQKTESGKRNFSPLKREADRKKSNCTPEKGGTFKPVKKEAAAIRKLKDFEHQTVEKKEAPKPKGSESSENRTEVLLWVDKYKPASLKAIIGQQGEQSCANKLLRWLRSWHKNTSEDGQAKPNKSGGKDDGAGFKAALLSGPPGVGKTTTASLVCKELGYSYVELNASDTRSKNSLKEVVAESLNNTIIKDFCSGTSSSVSGKHVLIMDEVDGMAGNEDRGGIQELIGLIRHTKIPIICMCNDRNHPKMRSLVHYCFDLRFQRPRLEQIKGAMMSIAFKEGLKIPPPAMNEIILAANQDIRQVLHNLNMWCAKDKSLTYDEAKADASRAKKDIKLGPFDVVRKVFAAGEEASRMXLFFHDYSLAPLFVQENYVHVKPAAAGGDLKKHLMLLSRAADSICDGDLVDKQIRTKQNWNLLPTQAIYSSVLPGELMRGYMSQFPVFPSWLGKFSSTGKHERIIQELAMHMSLRTQACKRTVNVEYLSHLRDVFIRPLRDFGADGVQDAVAFLDSYCLMKEDIDNIMEISMWGGKPSPFSKLDPKVKAAFTRAYNKEAHLTPYSLHSVKTSRRQPGSMGTSELNEELGVEEPPSDEDEQDTVESDAMIKQKKMKSSKLPKREKNEETTKKEGKRKEKTRH; encoded by the exons ATG GATATCCGGAAATTCTTTGGCGTTGTGCCTCCTGGAAAGAGACAGGAATGCGAGGCTGTGAAAAAGAGCGAGAAGATAAAGAACAGGGAAGGAGAATCGAgtgggaagaagagaggaaaggaaaccaAG GTGAAGAGTCCACCCAGTGAAGATTCCAATCGAAAAGCAGgcatagcagaaaaaaagaataattctaTTGATTCAG ATTCAGAAGAGGAGGTGCCGTCTGTGAAAAAACCCAAGAAGCCATTAGAGaagacagcagctgctccaaAGCTTGGTAAAGGTCTAAAGCAGCATCCTGTTGTCTATGTCTCAGAGACAG ATGAAGAGGATGACTTTGTCAATAAGAGGATTTCCCTGAAACCTAAGGAGAACGGGACATCAGTAGGAGCAGGAGCAGCTACAGTGAAAAAAGGAGATGTAAAGCCACAGGCTAAAACCAAACCATTATCTCCAGTGAAACTGACTCCCACCTCAGCTCTTGATTACTTTGGGACAAGAAGTGTCCAGCGATCAGAAAAGAAACTGGTAGcaagtaaaaggaaagaa CCTCCACAAAGCAGAGACAGCACACTGGATGATGAGGCCATTGCTAGGCAACTGCAGCTTGAAGAAGATTCAGAG CTGGAGAGGCAGCTGCACGAAGATGAAGAATTTGCTAGAACTTTGGCAATGTTGGATGAAACGCCGCAGAAGAAAAAG GCTCGGAGAGATTCAGGGGAGCAAACAGTGTTGAGCATCAAGAGCAGTCCTAATGTGACAGAAAGATGCAAACAATCCCCAAGAG caaaagcaacaaactCGGCAGGTGAAGTAAAAGAACAAACCAAGTCTGAAAATTCAAAAGAGCCTGATTTACATCCACCGTCATCTGCTGGTAAGATAGCAAGGGCACTGACGGAGAAAACCTTGCCTTTGAAACCTACTTCAAAGCTTGCGGCTCTCAAACAGAAGGAGGAGACGACTAAAAAGGAAAGTGGTGCTCAAAATTTACCatcaaaagataaaaatgctgtggggaaagaagagaaaagaacacCCAAGGAGAAAATTTCTCCCAAGAAGGCTGAG TCTATAAGTCCTGAGGACTCTGAAAAGAGACGAAACAACTATCAAGCCTACCGAAGCTTCCTCAATCGTGAGGGTCCGAAGGCTCTGGGTTCCAAAGAGATACCTCAA GGAGCTGAAAACTGCTTGGAAGGCCTGACATTCGTAATTACAGGAGTTCTGGAGTCCATTGAAAGAGATGAGGCCAAGTCTCTGATTGAACGTTACGGGGGAAAAGTAACTGGCAATGTCAGCAAGAAGACAAACTATCTGGTTATGGGACGAGACTGCGGACAGTCTAAATGTGAAAAG gcATCTACTTTAGGGACTAAAATTATTGATGAGGACGGTCTATTTGAGCTTGTTCGAACTATGCCAGGCAAGAAGTCCAAGTATGAGCTGGCAGCTGAAACGgag gcaaagaaaacagagtcaAGACATATAAAGACGCCACAGAAAACTGAGTCTGGCAAAAGGAATTTTAGTCCTCTCAAAAGGGAAGCTGATAGGAAGAAAAGTAATTGTACACCTGAAAAGGGAGGTACCTTCAAACCTGTCAAGAAAGAAGCTGCTGCCATTCGAAAGCTTAAGGACTTCGAACATCAAActgtggagaagaaagaagccCCCAAACCTAAGGGTTCTGAGAGCAGTGAAAATAGAACAGAGGTGTTACTATGGGTGGATAAATACAAGCCTGCGTCACTTAAGGCGATAATTGGACAGCAGGGTGAGCAAAGCTGTGCCAATAAACTCCTCCGATGGCTCCGAAGCTGGCACAAGAATACCTCGGAAGATGGACAAG CAAAGCCCAACAAATCTGGAGGCAAAGATGATGGTGCTGGTTTTAAAGCAGCATTACTTTCTGGTCCACCTGGAGTTGGTAAAACTACCACAGCTTCTTTAGTTTGTAAG GAACTGGGGTACAGCTACGTGGAGCTGAATGCCAGCGACACTCGAAGTAAGAACAGCCTGAAGGAAGTAGTTGCTGAATCACTGAACAACACCATCATCAAAGACTTCTGTTCTG GCACATCCTCATCAGTTAGCGGGAAACATGTATTGATCATGGATGAAGTGGATGGTATGGCAGGCAATGAAGACAGAGGAGGGATTCAG GAGCTGATTGGTCTGATTAGACACACAAAGATACCCATCATCTGTATGTGTAACGATCGGAACCACCCGAAAATGCGTTCCTTGGTCCACTATTGTTTTGATCTTCGTTTTCAGAGGCCTCGTCTAGAACAGATTAAG GGCGCCATGATGTCTATTGCGTTTAAAGAGGGTTTGAAGATTCCACCACCTGCTATGAATGAGATAATCCTGGCAGCAAATCAAGACATCAGACAG GTTTTGCATAACCTCAATATGTGGTGTGCAAAAGATAAATCATTGACTTACGATGAGGCCAAAGCAGACGCCAGCAGAGCCAAAAAGGATATCAAACTG GGCCCTTTCGATGTTGTCCGGAAGGTttttgctgctggagaggaggCTTCTCGAAT TCTCTTCTTCCATGACTATTCCCTAGCACCCCTATTTGTCCAGGAGAACTATGTGCATGtgaaacctgctgctgctgg agGAGATCTGAAGAAACACTTGATGCTCTTGAGTAGAGCTGCTGATAGTATATGTGATGGTGATCTGGTGGACAAACAGATTCGTACCAAGCAAAACTGGAACCTTCTACCAACACAG GCTATTTATTCAAGTGTTCTTCCTGGGGAGCTGATGAGAGGTTACATGTCCCAGTTCCCCGTCTTTCCCAGCTGGCTGGGGAAATTCTCATCCACGGGCAAACACGAGCGTATCATCCAAGAGCTGGCGATGCACATGAGCCTCAG AACCCAGGCGTGCAAGAGGACAGTCAATGTGGAATATTTGTCCCATCTGCGCGATGTATTCATCCGGCCACTGCGGGACTTTGGAGCAGATGGTGTACAGGATGCTGTAGCGTTCCTGGACTCTTACTGCCTGATGAAAGAAGACATTGACAACATAATGGAAATAAGTATGTGGGGAGGGAAACCCAGCCCTTTTTCCAAGCTGGATCCCAAG GTCAAAGCAGCTTTTACACGGGCCTACAACAAAGAGGCGCATCTGACTCCATATTCCCTTCATTCTGTGAAGACGTCCAGACGGCAGCCAGGATCCATGGGGACCTCTGAGCTGAATGAAGAACTGGGAGTGGAAGAGCCCCCGTCTGATGAGGACGAGCAGGATACTGTTGAAAGCGATGCCATGATCAAG caaaaaaagatgaagtctTCCAAGCTgccaaaaagagagaaaaacgaagaaacaacaaaaaaagaaggtaaaagaaaagagaaaacaagacattAA